A window of Mesomycoplasma lagogenitalium contains these coding sequences:
- a CDS encoding Cof-type HAD-IIB family hydrolase, translating to MKNKEKKFLFVLDLDGTVLSNSATGEIHQDTLDAIKLAKSLGHVVCIVTGRPWRSTKPIYDKLELNTVVGNYNGAHIHNPSDEFFIPQIHYLNLNEMLYILGDKKVKKEISNIAIEGPGWVQLKKRDEALEKVFGFNDTPKFTVGLNLNRLPLKPTGIVFDVKPTTDVYALKTYLDRRYGDLGEFSSWSKGEGLTPVFDITTVGVNKAKVVSLLMRYYHVETDHTICIGDGYNDAPMFRVANVAVAMGNSDQRVKKLATVVLKKTNKEGGVGFYIKKFLKNPLKEIEKSRKIRESRDGKEAEIT from the coding sequence ATGAAAAATAAAGAAAAAAAATTTCTTTTTGTTTTGGATTTAGATGGAACAGTTTTATCTAATTCAGCTACAGGAGAAATTCATCAAGATACACTTGATGCAATTAAATTAGCAAAAAGTTTAGGTCATGTTGTTTGTATCGTAACAGGTAGACCTTGAAGAAGTACAAAACCAATTTATGATAAATTAGAATTAAATACTGTTGTAGGAAATTACAATGGTGCTCATATTCATAATCCTAGTGATGAATTTTTTATTCCGCAAATTCACTATTTAAATTTAAATGAAATGTTATATATTTTAGGTGATAAAAAGGTTAAAAAAGAAATTTCTAACATCGCCATTGAAGGGCCTGGATGGGTACAATTAAAAAAACGGGATGAAGCACTTGAAAAAGTCTTTGGATTTAACGATACACCCAAATTTACTGTAGGTTTAAATTTAAATAGATTACCTTTAAAACCTACTGGAATAGTTTTTGACGTTAAGCCAACAACTGATGTTTATGCATTAAAAACTTATTTAGATCGTAGATATGGAGATTTAGGTGAATTTTCTTCTTGATCAAAAGGTGAAGGACTAACTCCAGTTTTTGATATTACTACAGTAGGAGTTAATAAAGCTAAGGTTGTTTCATTATTAATGAGATATTATCATGTTGAAACAGATCATACAATTTGTATTGGCGATGGTTATAATGATGCTCCGATGTTCCGTGTTGCTAATGTTGCAGTTGCTATGGGAAATAGTGATCAAAGAGTTAAAAAATTAGCAACAGTAGTGCTTAAAAAGACAAATAAAGAAGGTGGAGTTGGATTCTATATTAAAAAATTCTTAAAAAATCCACTTAAAGAAATTGAAAAATCTAGAAAAATAAGAGAATCTAGAGATGGAAAAGAAGCAGAAATTACCTAA
- a CDS encoding APC family permease has product MKNKLSEKQFWLFGLNYIIGFGFVVTIAGIVSKGLWGILIFAITAFIGFSIMLVFARGTQNYPTEVGGSYAYAKKAFPKQKWFIFLQGWNQFAVLPLSSASAPLFFSELFSAFDKEHQSIYQISSVIFFLILILIGTLGIKLSKWVILLIAAFKWIIIGLGFILVIWFSFTQLKFGENILKPTSEISIVTIIATIQSFVYAFAGAEGLAGLSSEVKTKRFKKILMSIFIVVLTFYFIFYLIFLGIDANVLKDTSTASSFGVIFNLAFGTTGLILFAIGILFQQSASQLTTLIYYARTIAPLAEDGYLPKYLAKKAKNGEYKRALYFIAIFAIISMIIFTFIPSLFNVKDQFNAVLYSYIVVFYMQYILTIISILAIGYKNKEFKVPIWEQVIYYLSMLLMGFLVLVAFIPSIIGKQWEFSNIVLMPSYLGILLFGYLIWGSYIWINKVIKKKRSKNYIH; this is encoded by the coding sequence ATGAAAAATAAATTAAGCGAAAAACAATTTTGGCTTTTTGGTCTTAATTATATAATTGGATTTGGTTTTGTAGTTACCATTGCAGGAATTGTATCTAAAGGTTTATGAGGAATTTTAATTTTTGCAATTACTGCATTTATCGGTTTTTCAATTATGTTAGTATTTGCTAGAGGAACTCAAAATTATCCAACAGAAGTTGGTGGAAGTTATGCATATGCTAAAAAAGCATTTCCAAAGCAGAAATGGTTTATTTTTTTACAGGGATGAAATCAGTTTGCTGTTTTGCCACTTTCTTCGGCCTCAGCACCATTATTTTTTTCAGAATTATTTAGCGCTTTTGATAAAGAGCATCAGTCAATTTATCAAATTTCCTCTGTTATTTTCTTTTTAATTTTAATATTAATAGGAACACTGGGAATAAAATTATCAAAATGAGTTATTTTATTAATCGCTGCCTTTAAGTGAATTATTATTGGTTTAGGATTTATTTTAGTTATTTGATTTTCTTTCACTCAACTAAAATTTGGTGAAAATATTCTTAAACCAACATCAGAAATATCGATTGTTACAATTATCGCTACAATTCAATCTTTTGTTTATGCATTTGCTGGAGCGGAAGGACTAGCAGGTCTTTCATCAGAAGTAAAAACAAAAAGATTTAAAAAGATTTTAATGAGTATTTTTATTGTAGTACTAACATTTTATTTTATCTTTTACTTAATTTTTTTAGGAATTGATGCTAATGTTTTAAAAGATACAAGTACTGCATCGTCTTTTGGAGTTATTTTTAATTTGGCATTTGGAACAACTGGACTGATTTTATTTGCCATTGGAATATTATTTCAACAATCAGCCTCACAATTAACAACATTAATTTATTATGCAAGAACAATTGCTCCACTAGCAGAAGATGGATATTTACCTAAATATCTTGCTAAAAAAGCAAAAAATGGAGAATACAAAAGAGCACTTTATTTTATTGCAATTTTCGCAATAATTTCAATGATAATTTTTACATTCATTCCTTCTTTGTTTAATGTAAAAGATCAATTTAATGCTGTTTTATATTCTTATATAGTTGTCTTTTATATGCAATATATTCTTACAATTATTAGCATTTTAGCAATTGGATATAAAAATAAAGAATTTAAAGTTCCAATTTGAGAACAAGTTATTTACTATTTATCGATGCTATTAATGGGATTTTTAGTATTGGTGGCATTTATTCCTTCAATTATTGGCAAACAATGAGAATTTTCAAATATTGTATTAATGCCAAGTTATTTAGGAATTTTATTATTTGGATATTTAATTTGAGGTTCTTATATTTGAATTAACAAAGTTATTAAAAAGAAAAGAAGTAAAAATTATATTCATTAG
- a CDS encoding DNA polymerase IV produces the protein MNKKIIMHIDIDSFFVSAERKNNKNLLNKSIAIAYKKSNAIAVSISYEAKEKGVKVPWKIKDIIKIDPDIIIIEPHYNLYVNESEKFFDFLRKNITNKIEIISIDECFLDVSEYAKNYDDLNQMALKIKEQIFTSLNLPVSIGVSYNKFLAKMATNLAKPFNVQIIYRKDIESKILPQSIDNFYGVGIKSAEKLKQLNIFTIKQFLFALENNEIVKKILGKKRVDILENLTKEGDNKIKWKKEDSKTISHQITFDENSIYLERDELLKYLKEISINLSSSMKIKNLFSNEIQLTCFFKEKEKTFKKVKTSKYFNDFDTIYNNAIYLLNLMWYEQEIKSIILSINNLVPSFSQTDLINENDFKKVSKEEMIIKRINSLKNSNLLIKTSDLKKIKDKESDPVKTFAIAKNKKIN, from the coding sequence ATGAATAAAAAAATAATTATGCATATTGATATTGATTCTTTTTTTGTATCAGCGGAAAGAAAAAATAATAAAAATTTATTAAATAAATCAATTGCAATTGCTTATAAAAAAAGTAATGCAATTGCTGTTTCTATTTCATATGAGGCAAAAGAAAAAGGAGTTAAAGTACCTTGGAAAATTAAAGATATAATTAAAATTGATCCAGATATCATTATTATCGAACCGCATTATAATTTATATGTTAATGAATCAGAAAAATTTTTTGATTTTTTAAGAAAAAATATTACTAATAAAATTGAAATAATTTCTATTGATGAATGTTTTTTAGACGTTAGTGAATATGCTAAAAATTATGACGATCTAAATCAAATGGCATTAAAAATAAAAGAACAAATTTTTACTAGCTTAAATTTACCAGTAAGTATAGGAGTTTCCTATAATAAATTTTTAGCAAAAATGGCAACAAATTTAGCAAAGCCTTTTAATGTTCAAATAATTTATAGAAAAGATATTGAAAGTAAAATTTTACCCCAATCAATTGACAATTTTTATGGTGTTGGAATTAAAAGTGCTGAAAAGCTAAAACAATTAAATATTTTTACAATTAAGCAATTTTTATTTGCACTAGAAAATAATGAAATTGTAAAAAAAATATTAGGTAAAAAAAGGGTAGATATTCTTGAAAATTTAACCAAAGAAGGTGATAATAAAATTAAATGAAAAAAAGAGGATTCAAAAACAATTAGTCATCAAATAACATTTGATGAAAATAGTATTTACTTAGAAAGAGATGAATTATTAAAATATTTAAAAGAAATTTCAATTAATTTATCATCTAGTATGAAAATTAAAAATTTATTTTCCAACGAAATTCAATTAACTTGCTTTTTTAAAGAAAAAGAAAAGACTTTTAAAAAAGTTAAAACAAGTAAATATTTTAATGATTTTGACACCATTTATAATAATGCTATTTATTTGCTTAATTTAATGTGATATGAACAAGAAATTAAGTCAATTATTTTATCAATCAATAATTTAGTTCCTTCATTTTCGCAAACGGATTTAATTAATGAAAATGATTTTAAAAAAGTATCAAAAGAAGAAATGATAATTAAAAGAATTAATTCTTTAAAAAATAGTAATCTTTTAATTAAAACATCGGATTTAAAAAAAATTAAAGATAAAGAAAGCGATCCGGTTAAAACTTTTGCAATTGCCAAAAATAAAAAGATCAATTAA
- the frr gene encoding ribosome recycling factor — protein sequence MELDLYLLDLEERSEKVIDTFEKKLSKISTGRANPQLVSYIKVDYYGTLTPIEQLSSISVPQAQQILIKPFDLGSVKDIYSTIVAHNLSVQVVNEGHQIRLTFPPLTTDRRKELVKGLSKSIEEAKVGIRLIRQEVNKEIKKDDDLTEDQEKKYLDEVQKIVDKKIEIINKIANEKEKDLMTV from the coding sequence ATGGAATTAGATTTATATTTATTAGATTTAGAAGAACGTTCAGAAAAAGTTATTGATACATTTGAAAAAAAATTGAGCAAAATTTCAACAGGAAGAGCAAATCCGCAATTGGTTTCATATATAAAAGTTGATTATTATGGAACTTTAACTCCAATTGAACAACTTTCATCAATTTCAGTACCCCAGGCACAGCAAATTTTAATCAAGCCATTTGATTTAGGTTCTGTTAAAGATATTTATTCCACAATTGTTGCCCACAACTTGTCAGTTCAAGTTGTTAATGAAGGACATCAAATTCGTTTAACTTTTCCACCTTTAACCACAGATCGAAGAAAAGAATTAGTTAAAGGTCTTTCCAAATCAATTGAGGAAGCTAAAGTTGGAATAAGATTAATTAGACAAGAAGTTAATAAAGAAATTAAAAAAGATGATGATTTAACAGAAGATCAAGAAAAAAAATATTTAGACGAAGTTCAAAAAATAGTTGATAAAAAAATTGAAATTATTAACAAAATAGCAAACGAAAAAGAAAAAGATTTAATGACTGTATAA
- a CDS encoding PolC-type DNA polymerase III — MDVTFKKFCDEINFQANKDFHRISVEKVEHNKQNDCYFVYLNFNEVLEIDNFKNFYKKVKEAKLNFDIIINYFDNSKIEFLINKYFDYAYFLTTNFKNFLHNKKIEYKNNVFTINFSNEIEKNNYLENCQKTCDILKKWGFSSQKIEFKLNSELENEIIKKREQEAIIEQQKWANEVSDNLKKNNGEFENYRKSFDSFKKNKSYIEMSIKEAISTEEFNIIVSGEIFKRDITKTKTGLLITILTITDYEEAIKIKIFSKTDSEKNEQEKFTIGTVISVQGNCIKDEYLRSKVINAKTITILDIKRETRKDDEKVKRVELYARSNMSAMDGIASAQDYVKAAKSFNHNAVGIADLDSVQSFPDFYHSAKKEKIKAIYGSTFNAIDFKNDAVLNLINENVTLKNASYVVFDLETTGLSPRFDQIIEFGASFIKNGKIEKSVQFFVRPDKPLPKHIIEITKITEEDVKNAISEKEAIEKIYEILDNNIAVAHNANFDIGFVNEKLYKYNFKKLNISTIDSLVVARMLNPESKKFRLENLATRVGVIYDSSVAHRADYDADVLAKVWINFLSELEKKNILTLGQLENYNEPSLHAKKFSDEIVVYAKNQQGLKELFKLISFASTENFHGGPKLFFDKLQKSENILISTGTLNSRLIKKLIYSTTESLYQELDKYDFIMIPPLRDFAHLINRNEIEQNDLVWALKDLVYKAKEKNIPVVAVSDCRYINEKEKIFHNIYINAKGLGGVRHYLYKYNEEDPIYPTQNFLTTKEMYREFNFLDDFELIKEIVVDNSNLIANLIEDNIEVIKSKLYAPIFDNSKENLEKLVYKTAKEKYGEILPEIVESRLKAELNPILNYGFDVVYWISHKLVAKSLNDGYLVGSRGSVGSSLVATMAGITEVNPLIPHYICKNCKKTEFFTDSQYQSGFDLPDKKCSNCHIFYDKDGQTIPFETFLGFKADKVPDIDLNFSGDYQMFVHDEVRKLFGEHHSFRAGTISTNAEKTVYGYVKSYLEETKKEFSPAFMEFLASKASGVKRTTGQHPGGIIIIPKEFDVEDFTPINFPANKDSSNWKTTHFDFNSIHDNVLKLDILGHDDPTAIKMLEELTNVKATDIPKSDPKIISLFSSTEALNIRPEDISGETTGAMGIPEFGTSFVRGMLKAAKVNSFADLVAISGLSHGTDVWRGNAEDLIVKEKLSFRDIVSCRDDIMVFLIRKGMDPLLAFKIMENVRKGKSLTPAEEEAAKSHDIPQWYIDSMKKIKYLFPKSHATAYVLMAWRIAYYKLYYPLAYYATYFTTRADVSEIKTLVAGKQVIKERISELKRREFTNKAEEELTVKEKDLITILSIAEEMYARGMIIQNINLNKSKANKWILDYETNSLIPPFSAIDGLGIVVANSIEQARDEKLFSSIEDLKSRTSLNKTLLEKMREMGILKNLNETDQNSLF, encoded by the coding sequence ATGGATGTTACATTTAAAAAATTTTGCGATGAAATTAATTTTCAAGCTAATAAAGATTTTCACAGAATCAGTGTAGAAAAAGTTGAACACAATAAACAAAATGACTGTTATTTTGTTTATTTGAATTTTAATGAAGTTTTAGAAATCGATAATTTTAAAAATTTTTATAAAAAAGTTAAAGAAGCGAAATTGAATTTTGATATTATTATCAATTACTTTGATAATTCTAAAATTGAATTTTTAATTAATAAATATTTTGATTATGCTTATTTTTTAACAACGAATTTTAAAAATTTTTTACATAATAAAAAAATCGAGTATAAAAACAATGTTTTTACTATTAATTTTTCAAATGAAATAGAAAAAAATAATTATCTTGAAAATTGCCAAAAAACTTGCGATATATTAAAAAAATGAGGATTTTCTAGTCAAAAAATTGAATTTAAACTTAATTCAGAATTAGAAAATGAAATTATAAAAAAACGCGAACAAGAAGCAATTATTGAACAACAAAAATGAGCAAATGAAGTTTCTGATAATTTGAAAAAAAATAATGGTGAATTTGAAAACTATCGTAAAAGTTTTGATTCATTTAAAAAAAATAAAAGTTATATTGAAATGTCGATAAAAGAAGCGATTTCAACTGAAGAATTTAATATTATTGTTTCAGGAGAAATTTTTAAAAGAGATATTACAAAAACAAAAACAGGTCTTTTAATAACAATTTTAACAATTACAGATTATGAAGAAGCGATTAAAATTAAAATTTTTTCTAAAACAGATTCAGAAAAAAATGAACAAGAAAAATTTACTATTGGAACAGTGATTTCTGTTCAAGGAAACTGCATAAAAGATGAATATTTACGTTCTAAAGTAATTAATGCTAAGACAATTACAATTTTAGATATAAAAAGAGAAACAAGAAAAGATGATGAAAAAGTTAAAAGAGTAGAGTTATATGCAAGAAGTAATATGAGTGCAATGGACGGAATTGCCAGTGCTCAAGATTATGTTAAAGCAGCCAAGTCATTTAATCATAATGCCGTTGGAATTGCTGATCTTGATTCCGTTCAATCTTTTCCAGATTTTTATCATAGTGCTAAAAAAGAAAAAATTAAGGCAATTTATGGTTCCACTTTTAATGCTATTGACTTTAAAAATGATGCTGTTTTAAATTTAATTAATGAAAATGTAACTTTAAAAAATGCTTCATATGTTGTATTTGACTTAGAAACAACTGGTTTATCTCCTCGTTTTGATCAAATAATTGAATTTGGTGCTTCATTTATTAAAAATGGCAAAATTGAAAAAAGTGTACAATTTTTTGTCCGTCCAGATAAACCGCTACCAAAACATATTATTGAAATTACTAAAATAACCGAAGAAGATGTTAAAAACGCTATAAGCGAAAAAGAAGCGATAGAAAAAATATATGAAATTTTAGATAACAATATCGCCGTAGCTCATAATGCTAATTTCGATATAGGTTTTGTTAATGAAAAACTATATAAATACAATTTTAAAAAATTAAATATTTCAACAATTGATTCGTTGGTTGTAGCAAGAATGTTAAATCCTGAATCTAAAAAATTCAGATTAGAAAATTTAGCAACAAGAGTTGGAGTTATTTACGATTCATCTGTTGCCCATAGAGCTGATTACGATGCTGATGTTTTAGCTAAAGTCTGAATTAATTTTTTATCTGAATTAGAAAAGAAAAATATTTTAACTTTAGGTCAATTAGAAAATTATAATGAGCCATCATTACATGCTAAAAAATTTAGTGATGAAATTGTAGTTTATGCAAAAAATCAACAAGGACTAAAAGAATTATTTAAGTTAATCTCCTTTGCTTCGACTGAGAATTTTCATGGAGGTCCAAAATTATTTTTTGATAAATTACAAAAAAGCGAAAATATTTTAATTTCAACAGGAACTTTAAATTCACGATTAATTAAAAAATTAATTTATTCAACTACCGAATCACTTTATCAAGAATTAGATAAATATGATTTTATTATGATTCCGCCATTAAGAGATTTTGCTCATTTAATTAATCGAAATGAAATTGAGCAAAATGATTTAGTATGAGCATTAAAAGATTTAGTTTATAAGGCAAAAGAAAAAAACATTCCCGTTGTTGCAGTTTCTGATTGTCGCTACATAAATGAAAAAGAAAAAATATTTCATAATATTTATATTAATGCTAAGGGATTGGGCGGAGTAAGACATTATCTTTATAAATATAATGAAGAAGATCCAATTTATCCCACTCAAAATTTTTTAACAACTAAAGAAATGTACCGCGAGTTTAATTTTTTAGACGATTTTGAATTAATTAAAGAAATAGTTGTAGATAATTCCAATTTAATAGCAAATTTAATTGAAGATAATATTGAAGTTATTAAATCTAAATTATATGCCCCTATTTTTGATAATTCAAAAGAAAATTTAGAAAAACTAGTTTATAAAACTGCTAAAGAAAAATACGGAGAAATTTTGCCCGAAATTGTCGAAAGTAGATTAAAAGCTGAATTAAATCCGATTTTAAATTATGGTTTTGATGTTGTTTATTGAATCAGTCACAAATTGGTTGCTAAATCATTAAATGATGGCTATTTAGTAGGTTCAAGAGGATCTGTCGGTTCTTCGCTAGTAGCAACAATGGCAGGTATTACTGAAGTAAATCCACTTATACCTCATTATATTTGTAAAAATTGTAAAAAAACGGAATTTTTTACAGATTCACAATATCAATCAGGATTTGATTTGCCTGATAAAAAATGTTCTAACTGTCATATTTTTTATGATAAAGATGGTCAAACAATTCCTTTTGAAACTTTTTTAGGTTTTAAAGCTGATAAGGTTCCTGATATTGATTTAAATTTTTCAGGAGATTACCAAATGTTTGTTCATGATGAAGTGAGAAAATTATTTGGTGAACATCATTCATTTAGAGCCGGGACAATTTCTACTAATGCTGAAAAAACCGTTTATGGTTATGTAAAAAGTTATTTAGAAGAAACTAAAAAAGAATTTTCACCAGCATTTATGGAATTTTTAGCAAGTAAAGCAAGTGGTGTTAAAAGAACAACAGGTCAACATCCAGGGGGAATTATCATAATCCCAAAAGAATTTGATGTTGAAGATTTTACACCAATTAATTTCCCTGCAAATAAAGATTCATCCAACTGAAAAACAACTCATTTTGATTTTAATTCAATTCACGATAATGTTTTAAAGCTCGATATTTTAGGACACGATGATCCTACGGCAATTAAAATGCTTGAAGAACTAACTAATGTAAAGGCTACAGACATCCCTAAATCTGATCCTAAAATTATTTCCTTATTTTCTTCAACAGAGGCACTTAATATTCGCCCTGAAGATATTTCTGGAGAAACAACAGGAGCAATGGGAATTCCTGAATTTGGTACATCTTTTGTTAGAGGGATGTTAAAAGCAGCTAAAGTAAATAGTTTTGCTGATTTAGTAGCAATTTCCGGATTATCTCACGGAACAGATGTTTGAAGAGGAAATGCAGAAGATTTAATAGTTAAAGAAAAATTGTCTTTTAGAGATATCGTTTCTTGTCGTGATGATATTATGGTGTTTTTAATAAGAAAAGGAATGGATCCACTTTTAGCATTTAAAATTATGGAAAATGTTAGAAAAGGAAAATCATTAACACCAGCAGAAGAAGAAGCGGCAAAATCACACGATATTCCTCAGTGGTACATTGATTCGATGAAAAAAATTAAGTATTTATTTCCTAAATCACATGCTACCGCTTATGTTTTAATGGCTTGAAGAATTGCTTATTATAAACTTTATTATCCATTAGCTTATTATGCAACTTATTTCACTACTCGTGCTGATGTTAGTGAAATAAAAACTTTAGTAGCAGGAAAACAGGTTATTAAAGAAAGAATTAGCGAACTAAAAAGACGTGAATTTACTAATAAAGCTGAAGAAGAATTGACCGTTAAAGAAAAAGATTTAATTACTATTTTATCAATAGCTGAAGAAATGTATGCAAGAGGAATGATAATTCAAAATATTAATTTAAATAAATCCAAAGCTAATAAATGGATTTTAGATTATGAAACAAATAGTTTAATTCCTCCATTTTCCGCAATTGATGGATTAGGAATTGTCGTGGCTAATTCAATTGAACAAGCTAGAGATGAAAAATTATTTTCATCAATTGAAGATTTAAAAAGTCGTACATCATTAAATAAAACTTTATTAGAAAAAATGAGAGAAATGGGAATTTTAAAAAATTTAAATGAAACTGATCAAAATTCTCTTTTTTAG
- the pyrH gene encoding UMP kinase: MEYKRILLKLSGESLANKESSLAIDYKLVKKIAKQLKEVIKMGIEIAIVVGGGNFWRGTSAEKNGISRNRADYIGMLATVMNGLALQSGFEQEGLTVRVLSSMNLDKRVSEYYINEKAQRNLSKKEIVIFVGGTGRPFFTTDTAATLFASEIKANVIFVGKNNVSGVYDEDPKINPNAKRYDEITYEEVLKKNLKVMDSTSFSMARDNNIELIVFNINEENSIIRAVKGEIEHTKVRN; the protein is encoded by the coding sequence ATGGAATATAAAAGAATTTTGCTAAAACTTTCTGGTGAAAGTTTAGCTAATAAAGAGAGTAGTTTAGCCATTGACTATAAACTCGTAAAAAAAATAGCAAAACAGTTAAAAGAAGTTATTAAAATGGGAATTGAAATCGCCATAGTTGTTGGTGGTGGAAATTTTTGAAGAGGTACATCAGCGGAAAAAAACGGAATTTCAAGAAATAGAGCTGATTATATCGGGATGCTTGCTACTGTAATGAATGGTCTTGCACTGCAATCTGGTTTTGAGCAAGAAGGATTAACAGTAAGAGTTCTATCTTCAATGAATTTAGATAAAAGAGTTTCTGAATATTACATTAATGAAAAAGCTCAAAGAAATTTATCAAAAAAAGAAATTGTTATTTTTGTCGGAGGAACAGGAAGACCATTTTTTACAACTGATACAGCAGCAACTTTATTTGCATCAGAAATTAAGGCGAATGTAATTTTTGTTGGTAAAAACAATGTTTCAGGTGTTTATGATGAAGATCCAAAAATTAATCCTAATGCAAAAAGATATGATGAAATAACTTATGAAGAAGTTTTGAAGAAAAATTTAAAAGTTATGGATTCTACATCCTTTTCAATGGCGAGAGATAATAACATCGAATTAATTGTGTTTAATATTAATGAAGAAAATTCAATTATTAGAGCAGTAAAAGGCGAAATCGAACATACAAAGGTGAGAAATTAA
- a CDS encoding phosphatidate cytidylyltransferase — protein MKNITKNKVFNRLIIVILIFAILFPIFFATDYGYLPGRIIGFIFFVALGTYGLYEVIKNVKVQNWIIYFSLIFSIIIYFLPFFVNVNKVPLIVNIIKNDVDFNLGEFKRAILLSYEEIFLIVVYFLFLMFVSLLDKANNRNFLNYFIVFFSSSFIPLFSKYMYLFNVYSVYAILAIGFIAGVSDTFGFFGGKFLGNKIFKSKLAPKISPKKTWEGAIIAFIFTFIFVFCIFYWTPLFDPIFQDLASSRKLIFSLISSFLLPIASNLGDLLFSIIKRYIKIKDFSRILGEHGGIMDRFDSTFLVVFVMVPILLVCMS, from the coding sequence ATGAAAAATATTACTAAAAATAAAGTATTTAATAGATTAATTATAGTTATTTTAATTTTTGCAATTTTATTTCCAATATTTTTTGCGACTGATTATGGTTATTTACCAGGAAGAATAATAGGTTTTATTTTTTTTGTTGCGTTAGGAACATATGGTTTATATGAAGTTATAAAAAATGTTAAAGTTCAAAATTGAATAATTTATTTTTCTTTAATATTCTCTATTATTATTTATTTTTTACCATTTTTTGTAAATGTAAATAAAGTCCCTCTGATTGTTAATATTATCAAAAATGATGTAGATTTTAATCTTGGCGAATTTAAAAGAGCAATTTTATTGTCTTATGAGGAAATATTTTTAATTGTTGTTTACTTTTTGTTTTTAATGTTTGTAAGTTTATTAGATAAAGCGAATAACAGAAATTTTTTAAATTATTTTATTGTATTTTTCTCATCTTCTTTTATTCCGCTGTTTTCCAAATATATGTATTTATTTAATGTTTATAGTGTTTATGCAATTTTAGCAATTGGTTTTATTGCTGGAGTTTCAGATACATTCGGTTTTTTTGGAGGTAAGTTTTTAGGAAATAAAATTTTTAAATCAAAATTAGCACCTAAAATTTCTCCTAAAAAAACTTGAGAAGGGGCAATTATAGCCTTTATCTTCACATTTATTTTTGTATTTTGTATATTTTATTGAACACCACTTTTTGATCCAATTTTTCAAGATCTTGCAAGTTCAAGAAAATTAATTTTTTCACTTATAAGTAGTTTTTTATTACCAATCGCTTCCAATTTAGGAGATCTTTTATTTTCAATTATTAAAAGATATATAAAAATAAAAGATTTTTCACGGATTTTAGGTGAGCATGGTGGTATTATGGATCGCTTTGATTCGACTTTTTTAGTCGTTTTTGTGATGGTTCCAATATTATTAGTATGTATGTCATAG
- a CDS encoding ribonuclease HIII translates to MNNRVGCDETGVGDYLTPIVACALFIPEENLNFIKSLNIKDSKKLSDEYIISIADKLKNNCIYKISYLSQQNYNKLNKYLNAHELKMLLHLQNINYLEKHNIINEIVLDQFSNIKSISKYITKLVNSSLQVFNIKAPLILETHAEDKYLEVACASILARDYLLTKMKEQQELWNFNFPLGAKSDVKLAAKEFIKIYGLENLEKVAKIHFKTTKEIKNEF, encoded by the coding sequence ATGAATAATCGAGTTGGTTGTGATGAAACTGGAGTTGGTGATTATTTAACCCCAATAGTTGCTTGTGCACTTTTTATTCCCGAAGAAAATCTAAATTTTATTAAAAGTTTAAATATCAAGGATTCTAAAAAGCTCTCTGATGAATATATAATATCCATTGCTGATAAATTAAAAAACAATTGTATTTATAAAATTAGTTATTTATCACAACAAAATTATAATAAACTTAATAAATATTTAAATGCTCATGAACTTAAAATGCTTTTGCATTTGCAAAATATTAATTATTTAGAAAAACACAATATTATTAATGAAATTGTTTTAGATCAATTTTCTAATATAAAATCAATTTCAAAATATATAACAAAATTAGTTAATTCATCATTGCAAGTTTTTAATATTAAAGCACCATTAATTTTAGAAACTCATGCAGAAGATAAATATTTGGAAGTTGCATGTGCATCAATTTTGGCTCGCGATTATTTGTTAACAAAAATGAAAGAGCAACAGGAATTATGAAATTTCAACTTTCCTTTAGGAGCTAAAAGCGATGTTAAATTAGCCGCTAAAGAATTTATTAAAATTTACGGTTTAGAAAATTTGGAAAAAGTTGCAAAAATTCATTTTAAAACAACAAAAGAAATAAAAAATGAATTTTAA